A stretch of the Sulfurimonas sp. HSL-1656 genome encodes the following:
- a CDS encoding histidinol-phosphatase HisJ family protein: MKIDLHNHTTLCNHAEGSVDEYVAAAVAAGIDVFGFSDHAPMEFDPKYRMKFEEMEHYHAMVMDARTKYEGSIDILFGYEVDYLEGHMDERVLGADVDYLIGSVHFLDDWGFDNPEFIGQYEHENIDVIWERYFGQVEAMARSGHFDIVGHLDLIKVFKFMPERDIVSIAGPALDAIAAAGMTMEINVAGYRKPVAEAYPSPELLRAAYERGIPVTFGSDAHAPGQIGLFRDEAEALAREAGYTECVYFRNRKAYSTVL; the protein is encoded by the coding sequence ATGAAAATCGACCTGCACAACCATACGACACTCTGCAACCATGCCGAAGGCTCGGTAGACGAATACGTCGCCGCAGCCGTCGCGGCGGGTATCGACGTTTTCGGCTTTTCCGACCACGCCCCGATGGAGTTCGACCCAAAGTACCGCATGAAGTTCGAGGAAATGGAGCACTACCACGCCATGGTCATGGACGCGCGGACGAAGTACGAGGGCAGCATTGACATCCTTTTCGGCTACGAAGTCGACTACCTTGAGGGGCATATGGACGAAAGGGTGCTGGGTGCCGACGTCGACTACCTTATCGGTTCCGTACACTTCCTCGACGATTGGGGCTTCGACAACCCCGAGTTCATCGGCCAGTACGAGCACGAAAACATCGACGTCATCTGGGAACGCTATTTCGGGCAGGTCGAAGCCATGGCACGTAGCGGCCACTTCGACATCGTCGGCCACCTCGACCTCATCAAGGTCTTCAAATTCATGCCCGAACGCGACATCGTCTCCATCGCGGGTCCGGCACTCGATGCCATTGCCGCGGCGGGGATGACGATGGAGATCAACGTCGCGGGCTACCGCAAGCCCGTCGCCGAAGCCTACCCCTCCCCCGAACTGCTCAGGGCCGCCTATGAACGGGGCATTCCCGTCACCTTCGGTTCCGATGCGCATGCGCCGGGGCAGATCGGCCTGTTCAGAGATGAGGCAGAGGCCCTTGCCCGGGAGGCCGGGTATACCGAATGTGTATACTTCCGTAACAGGAAAGCCTACAGTACTGTGCTGTAA
- a CDS encoding peptidase U32 family protein, whose translation MHKVELLSPAGNLEKLKIAIDFGADAVYGGVSHFSLRIRSGKEFTMESFKEGIDYAHQRGKKVYATINGFPFNSQLNLLEKHILAMAELEPDAFIVATPGVLQLAHKLAPQIPLHLSTQANVMNVLDAKVYYEMGARRIIAAREISLRDLKQIKTELPDLELEVFVHGSMCFAYSGRCLISTVQSGRVPNRGSCANDCRFPYELYAANPETGTLFRLEEDPGIGTYIMNSKDLNLASHIKEIIDAGAVDSLKIEGRTKASYYAAITAKAYRMAIDDYYAGLEPSERYQEELNTMQNRGFTDAYLVNRPFEKHDTQSLDFTMQMGTHQVSGMVTEDGEHFLCKYTTRPGDEAEIVAPSDAVLSPYTNEYGSIYERDGRWYVRFDKLVAENGREWEAVHSGNVNPIALPGRLPQYCFLRIPADGIDQSPPV comes from the coding sequence ATGCATAAAGTTGAACTACTCTCCCCGGCGGGCAACCTGGAGAAACTCAAGATCGCTATCGACTTCGGGGCCGACGCCGTCTACGGCGGGGTCAGCCACTTCTCGCTGCGGATCCGTTCGGGCAAAGAATTTACGATGGAGAGCTTCAAAGAGGGGATCGACTATGCCCATCAAAGGGGCAAAAAGGTCTACGCGACCATCAACGGCTTCCCCTTCAACTCCCAGCTGAACCTGCTGGAGAAGCACATCCTTGCGATGGCGGAGCTGGAACCCGACGCCTTTATCGTGGCGACCCCGGGCGTCCTGCAGCTGGCGCACAAACTCGCGCCGCAGATCCCGCTGCACCTCTCGACCCAGGCCAACGTCATGAACGTGCTCGACGCGAAGGTCTACTACGAGATGGGGGCGCGCCGCATCATTGCCGCCCGGGAGATCTCGCTCAGGGATCTCAAGCAGATCAAAACGGAGCTGCCGGACCTTGAACTCGAGGTCTTCGTCCACGGCTCGATGTGTTTCGCCTACAGCGGCCGCTGCCTTATCTCGACCGTGCAGAGCGGCCGTGTCCCCAACCGCGGCAGCTGCGCCAACGACTGCCGCTTTCCCTATGAGCTCTACGCGGCGAACCCGGAGACGGGGACGCTGTTCCGGCTGGAGGAGGACCCGGGCATCGGGACCTATATCATGAACTCGAAGGATCTCAACCTCGCCTCGCACATCAAGGAGATCATCGATGCCGGGGCGGTCGACTCGCTCAAGATCGAGGGGCGGACGAAGGCAAGCTACTATGCCGCCATCACCGCCAAGGCGTACCGCATGGCCATTGATGACTACTATGCTGGCCTGGAACCGAGCGAACGCTACCAGGAGGAGCTGAACACGATGCAGAACCGCGGTTTTACCGACGCCTACCTCGTCAACCGCCCCTTCGAGAAACACGACACCCAGAGCCTCGATTTCACGATGCAGATGGGGACCCACCAGGTGAGCGGCATGGTCACCGAAGACGGCGAACATTTCCTCTGCAAGTACACGACCCGTCCCGGGGACGAGGCGGAGATCGTTGCGCCTTCCGACGCCGTTCTCTCCCCCTATACGAACGAGTACGGTTCGATCTACGAGCGCGACGGCCGCTGGTATGTCCGTTTTGACAAGCTCGTCGCGGAAAACGGCCGGGAGTGGGAAGCGGTGCACAGCGGCAACGTCAACCCCATTGCCCTGCCGGGCAGACTGCCCCAATACTGCTTCCTGCGTATCCCCGCCGACGGGATCGACCAGTCGCCGCCCGTATAG
- the purE gene encoding 5-(carboxyamino)imidazole ribonucleotide mutase has translation MKFVSIIIGSKSDYDVMKSCADTLETFGVQYELIISSAHRSPERTKEYIREAEEKGAQVFIAAAGMAAHLAGVLASKTVKPIIGVPMSASALSGIDALLSTVQMPAGMPVATVAIGKAGAINSAYLAMQIMALENEDLRIKLQEDRVAKAKKVEMDSLEIETKL, from the coding sequence ATGAAATTCGTTTCTATCATTATCGGATCCAAGAGTGACTATGACGTCATGAAGTCGTGCGCGGATACGCTGGAAACTTTCGGCGTGCAGTATGAGCTGATCATCTCTTCGGCGCACCGTTCGCCGGAACGTACCAAAGAGTACATCCGCGAAGCGGAAGAGAAGGGGGCCCAGGTCTTCATCGCCGCAGCGGGCATGGCGGCGCACCTTGCGGGCGTCCTGGCGTCCAAAACGGTCAAACCGATCATCGGCGTACCGATGAGTGCCTCGGCGCTGAGCGGCATCGACGCGCTCCTCTCTACCGTCCAGATGCCGGCAGGCATGCCGGTCGCGACCGTGGCCATCGGCAAAGCGGGTGCGATCAACTCGGCCTATCTCGCGATGCAGATCATGGCCCTTGAGAACGAGGACCTGCGCATCAAGCTCCAGGAAGACCGTGTCGCCAAGGCGAAAAAAGTCGAGATGGACTCCCTCGAGATCGAGACGAAGCTGTAA
- a CDS encoding ARMT1-like domain-containing protein, translated as MKIENACVECIIGQSLRVADAIGADAALRKKINDDVLAMSKDFDFAKSPPEVAREVYEHLAVLAGKKDLYDEVKRHSSEKAKTFIPFLRGQIAKAEDPFLTAVKVAVAGNVIDLAAEVSFDLDTEIDKLFHTHFAHDDVDALRERLAGAKTLLYIGDNAGEHLFDALAIEAVAALYPQLAITYMTRGKPIINDVTFDEAMADGLAEVATLVDSGVDTPGFVYERASEEAQRLFDESDVVLTKGMGNYECLSPSPRGDLVYLLKVKCNVVSRSIGAEIGSIICKLV; from the coding sequence ATGAAAATCGAAAATGCCTGCGTTGAGTGTATCATCGGTCAAAGTCTGCGCGTAGCGGACGCGATCGGTGCCGACGCGGCACTTCGCAAGAAGATCAACGATGACGTTTTGGCAATGTCGAAGGATTTCGATTTTGCCAAGTCGCCGCCGGAAGTCGCCCGGGAAGTCTACGAGCACCTGGCCGTGCTCGCCGGGAAAAAAGACCTCTACGATGAGGTCAAGCGCCACTCCTCCGAAAAAGCGAAAACCTTCATTCCGTTCCTGCGCGGACAGATCGCCAAGGCCGAAGATCCCTTCCTGACGGCGGTCAAAGTCGCCGTCGCGGGGAACGTCATCGACCTGGCCGCGGAGGTGAGCTTCGACCTCGATACGGAAATCGACAAGCTCTTCCATACCCACTTTGCCCACGACGACGTGGATGCATTGCGCGAGCGCCTTGCCGGGGCGAAGACGCTGCTCTATATCGGCGATAACGCCGGCGAGCATCTTTTTGACGCCCTGGCCATCGAGGCCGTTGCCGCGCTCTACCCGCAGCTCGCGATCACCTACATGACCCGCGGCAAGCCGATCATCAACGACGTCACCTTCGACGAGGCGATGGCGGACGGGTTGGCGGAGGTCGCGACCCTCGTCGACAGCGGCGTCGACACCCCGGGCTTCGTCTACGAGCGCGCGTCGGAGGAGGCGCAGCGCCTTTTCGATGAGAGCGACGTGGTGCTCACCAAGGGGATGGGCAACTACGAATGCCTCTCCCCCTCACCGCGCGGCGACCTCGTCTACCTGCTCAAGGTCAAATGCAACGTCGTCTCGCGTTCCATCGGCGCGGAGATCGGCAGCATTATCTGCAAACTCGTCTGA
- a CDS encoding ABC transporter ATP-binding protein — MNVTKIVLENIRRIVREDRRNIFYLVYYSAIEAVLVLSIPLASSFVINSVLAHAAISLVMLGFVVIVMFVLVTMLQVIKEYIIENFQQRVFLKTGIQVATMAVSYRGSDAVQEHGKYMNYFFDIAAIQKFFPILLLDGVGLAAKIVVSLVLLLAFDPVLFGVGLFFFSAYFLLLLLLGRSGIDRAVKRSDAKHGVIYYLQHIHEQPGTPKEVLGTFDRLLLHYASARQKLFRVTIRQLALTFFTEGFIFSTFLIAGGYLVINGSLPLGEFIAAEIVVVSITSALKGVVKQIDYIYDTVEGFYKVHKLSAKLQENGHD; from the coding sequence ATGAACGTCACAAAGATTGTGCTTGAGAATATCAGGCGAATTGTCAGGGAAGACCGCCGCAACATCTTCTACCTGGTCTACTACTCCGCCATCGAAGCGGTGCTGGTTCTCTCGATCCCGCTTGCCTCCTCCTTTGTCATCAACAGTGTTCTGGCGCATGCCGCAATCTCGCTCGTGATGCTGGGCTTTGTCGTGATCGTTATGTTTGTCCTGGTGACGATGCTGCAGGTGATCAAGGAGTACATTATCGAGAACTTCCAGCAGCGGGTGTTTCTGAAAACGGGTATCCAGGTTGCCACGATGGCGGTGTCATACCGGGGAAGCGACGCCGTGCAGGAACACGGAAAGTACATGAACTACTTTTTCGACATCGCGGCCATTCAGAAGTTCTTTCCCATCCTGCTCCTGGACGGGGTCGGTCTGGCGGCCAAGATTGTCGTCAGCCTTGTCCTGCTGCTGGCGTTCGACCCGGTCCTGTTCGGCGTCGGCCTCTTTTTCTTTTCCGCCTATTTCCTGCTGCTGCTTCTGCTCGGGCGCAGCGGCATCGACCGGGCCGTGAAGCGCTCGGACGCGAAACACGGCGTCATCTACTACCTGCAGCATATCCATGAGCAGCCCGGAACGCCGAAAGAGGTGCTCGGCACCTTCGACCGCCTGCTGCTGCATTACGCCTCCGCGCGCCAGAAGCTCTTCCGGGTGACCATAAGGCAGCTGGCGCTGACCTTTTTCACCGAGGGGTTTATCTTCAGCACCTTCCTCATCGCCGGGGGCTACCTGGTCATCAACGGCTCGCTGCCGCTCGGGGAGTTCATCGCGGCCGAGATCGTCGTCGTCTCCATCACCTCGGCGCTCAAGGGCGTTGTCAAGCAGATCGACTACATCTACGATACGGTCGAGGGGTTCTACAAAGTGCATAAACTCTCCGCAAAGCTTCAGGAGAACGGTCATGACTGA